The following coding sequences lie in one Lysobacter capsici genomic window:
- a CDS encoding DUF4166 domain-containing protein gives MHDLSALLRAALGERWNLLHPHIQARFALGAGEAQAEYVGNMHQVRCTWLGSVFARLIRYARVLPHHNADNVPFRFDVQPLRRGMGWIKTRTYHFVDEVFSFRSRMTLGEGGELLEHFGGGLGMRVRLEVLPNRLVFVDNGYFLHWRGLRLPLPKPCWPGRFVLVHRDLDAEHFEVSIDVVHPWLGPLFHQDGSFERMQVKRD, from the coding sequence GTGCATGATCTGTCCGCGCTGCTGCGCGCCGCGCTCGGCGAACGCTGGAACCTGCTGCATCCGCATATCCAGGCGCGCTTCGCGCTGGGCGCCGGCGAGGCCCAGGCCGAGTACGTCGGCAACATGCATCAGGTGCGCTGCACCTGGTTGGGCAGCGTGTTCGCGCGTCTGATCCGTTATGCGCGGGTGCTGCCGCATCACAACGCCGACAACGTGCCGTTCCGTTTCGACGTGCAGCCTTTGCGTCGCGGTATGGGCTGGATCAAGACCCGCACCTATCACTTCGTCGATGAGGTTTTCAGTTTCCGTTCGCGCATGACCCTGGGCGAGGGCGGCGAACTGCTGGAACACTTCGGCGGCGGCCTGGGCATGCGGGTGCGGCTGGAAGTGCTGCCGAACCGGCTGGTGTTCGTCGACAACGGTTATTTCCTGCACTGGCGCGGCCTGCGCCTGCCGCTGCCGAAGCCGTGCTGGCCGGGCCGTTTCGTGCTGGTGCATCGCGATCTGGATGCCGAGCATTTCGAGGTCAGCATCGATGTCGTGCATCCGTGGCTGGGGCCGTTGTTTCACCAGGATGGGAGTTTCGAGCGGATGCAGGTGAAGCGGGATTGA
- a CDS encoding RES family NAD+ phosphorylase: MKLWRIAGETRAYRADDLSGAGAAKYPGRWNDDGQRVLYTATSLALAALETAAYVDAHGLPLNRHVVSIEVPAAVWKARIQFTPQDLPGGWDAVPAGMASVRIGSQWLTSLASAIALVPSVIVPEEYNALINPEHRDAKKLRAVTGRKFQYNVVFRAP; the protein is encoded by the coding sequence ATGAAACTTTGGCGAATCGCCGGCGAAACCCGCGCCTACCGCGCCGACGACCTGAGCGGCGCGGGCGCGGCCAAGTACCCGGGGCGCTGGAACGACGACGGCCAGCGCGTGCTCTACACCGCCACCTCGTTGGCGTTGGCGGCGCTTGAAACCGCGGCTTATGTCGATGCGCACGGCCTGCCGTTGAACCGGCACGTGGTGTCGATCGAAGTACCGGCGGCGGTGTGGAAGGCGCGCATCCAGTTCACCCCGCAGGATCTGCCCGGCGGCTGGGACGCGGTGCCCGCAGGCATGGCCAGCGTCCGCATCGGTTCGCAATGGCTGACCAGCCTGGCCTCGGCGATCGCGCTGGTTCCGTCGGTGATCGTGCCGGAGGAATACAACGCGCTGATCAATCCCGAGCATCGCGATGCGAAGAAGCTGCGGGCGGTGACGGGGAGGAAGTTTCAGTACAACGTGGTGTTTCGGGCGCCGTGA
- a CDS encoding antitoxin Xre/MbcA/ParS toxin-binding domain-containing protein: protein MSKAAKTPAPAKAAGRTTAKPSAPGKGSACESRLDVREARAYAPSSKRGRGPSVKDAPPLDLYAAPATLDGYIAYLRTATPLQRVAAEREGVPAQVVKHMATSMEVPAVRMFNILGVAKATAESKAAQQARIAGASGQAALGVLCLLAIVKDIVKESTDAAVHDFDSAKWLGRWIEQPQAALGGQRPADLLDTPTGYSVVARLLGSLQSGAYQ from the coding sequence ATGAGCAAAGCCGCCAAGACGCCCGCCCCGGCCAAGGCCGCCGGCCGGACCACCGCCAAGCCGTCCGCCCCCGGCAAGGGCTCCGCGTGCGAAAGCCGGCTGGACGTGCGCGAGGCGCGCGCCTATGCGCCATCGTCCAAGCGCGGCCGTGGGCCGTCGGTGAAGGACGCGCCGCCGCTCGATTTATACGCGGCGCCGGCCACGCTGGACGGCTACATCGCCTATCTGCGCACCGCGACGCCGTTGCAGCGGGTCGCGGCCGAACGCGAAGGCGTGCCGGCGCAGGTGGTCAAGCACATGGCCACGAGCATGGAGGTCCCGGCCGTGCGCATGTTCAACATCCTCGGCGTCGCCAAGGCCACCGCCGAGAGCAAGGCCGCGCAGCAGGCGCGGATCGCCGGCGCCAGCGGCCAGGCTGCGCTGGGGGTGTTGTGCCTGCTCGCGATCGTCAAGGACATCGTCAAGGAAAGCACCGACGCCGCCGTCCACGATTTCGATTCGGCCAAGTGGCTGGGCCGCTGGATCGAGCAACCGCAGGCGGCGCTGGGCGGTCAGCGCCCGGCCGACCTGCTCGACACGCCGACCGGTTACAGCGTGGTCGCGCGCCTGCTGGGTTCGCTGCAAAGCGGCGCCTATCAATGA
- a CDS encoding CoA-acylating methylmalonate-semialdehyde dehydrogenase, whose translation MHRVATEVATVKLLIDGEFVESTTTQWRDVVNPATQVVLARVPMATREEVDAAVAAAAQAFKSWRKTAIGTRARIFLKYQQLIREHMSELAAILTAEQGKTLPDAEGDVFRGLEVVEHAAAIGNLQLGELANNVAGGVDTYTLLQPLGVCAGITPFNFPAMIPLWMFPMAIATGNTFVLKPSEQDPLVTMRLVELALQAGIPKGVLNVVHGGEDVVNAICDHADIRAVSFVGSTKVGTHVYQRSSLAGKRVQCMMGAKNHAVVLADANKEQTLNAMAGAAFGAAGQRCMAASTAVMVGEARHWIGDLVAKAKTLKVNAGTEPGTDVGPVISCAARERVEALIASGVEQGARLELDGRKPSVPGYEQGNFIGPTVFSGVKPGMRIYDEEIFGPVLVILEADTLDDAIALVNANPNGNGTAIFTQSGAAARKFQEEIDIGQVGINLPIPVPVPLFSFTGSRASKLGDLGAYGKQAVMFYTQTKTVTARWFDDETQGHGVNTTISLK comes from the coding sequence ATGCATCGCGTTGCGACCGAGGTCGCGACGGTCAAGCTTCTGATCGACGGCGAATTCGTCGAATCCACCACCACCCAATGGCGCGACGTCGTCAACCCGGCCACTCAGGTCGTGCTGGCGCGCGTGCCGATGGCCACGCGCGAGGAAGTCGACGCCGCGGTCGCCGCGGCCGCGCAGGCGTTCAAGAGCTGGCGCAAGACCGCGATCGGCACGCGCGCGCGCATCTTCCTCAAATACCAGCAGTTGATCCGCGAGCACATGAGCGAGCTCGCCGCGATCCTGACCGCCGAACAAGGCAAGACCCTGCCCGACGCCGAAGGCGATGTGTTCCGTGGCCTGGAAGTGGTCGAGCACGCCGCCGCGATCGGCAACCTGCAACTGGGCGAACTGGCCAACAACGTCGCCGGCGGCGTCGACACCTACACCTTGCTGCAGCCGCTCGGCGTGTGCGCCGGCATCACCCCGTTCAATTTCCCGGCGATGATCCCGCTGTGGATGTTCCCGATGGCGATCGCCACCGGCAACACCTTCGTGCTCAAGCCGTCCGAACAGGACCCGCTGGTGACCATGCGCCTGGTCGAACTGGCGCTGCAGGCCGGCATTCCGAAGGGCGTGCTCAACGTCGTCCACGGCGGCGAGGACGTGGTCAACGCGATCTGCGATCACGCCGACATCCGTGCGGTGTCGTTCGTCGGTTCGACCAAGGTCGGCACCCACGTCTATCAACGGTCTTCGCTGGCCGGCAAGCGCGTGCAGTGCATGATGGGCGCGAAGAACCACGCCGTCGTGCTGGCCGACGCGAACAAGGAACAGACCCTCAACGCCATGGCCGGCGCCGCGTTCGGCGCGGCCGGGCAGCGCTGCATGGCCGCATCGACCGCGGTGATGGTGGGCGAGGCGCGGCACTGGATTGGCGATCTGGTCGCGAAGGCCAAAACGCTGAAAGTCAACGCCGGCACCGAGCCGGGCACCGATGTCGGCCCGGTGATTTCCTGCGCCGCGCGCGAGCGCGTCGAAGCCTTGATCGCCTCGGGCGTGGAGCAGGGCGCGCGCCTGGAACTCGACGGACGCAAGCCGTCGGTGCCCGGGTACGAACAAGGCAATTTCATCGGCCCGACCGTGTTCTCCGGAGTCAAGCCGGGCATGCGCATCTACGACGAGGAAATCTTCGGCCCGGTACTGGTGATCCTCGAAGCCGACACGCTCGACGACGCGATCGCGCTGGTCAACGCCAATCCCAACGGCAACGGCACCGCGATCTTCACCCAGTCCGGCGCGGCGGCGCGCAAGTTCCAGGAAGAGATCGACATCGGCCAGGTCGGCATCAACCTGCCTATCCCGGTGCCGGTACCGCTGTTCTCGTTCACCGGTTCGCGCGCGTCCAAGCTCGGCGATCTGGGCGCGTACGGCAAGCAGGCGGTGATGTTCTACACCCAGACCAAGACCGTCACCGCGCGCTGGTTCGACGACGAGACCCAGGGCCACGGCGTCAACACCACGATCAGTCTCAAGTGA
- a CDS encoding acyl-CoA dehydrogenase family protein, with protein sequence MHWQATAAAPTGLSEEQAAYRDAARDFALAQLAPHAAHWDAQCVFPREAIALAGELGFCGLYVDEAAGGSGLTRLDAAIVFEELAAVDPSTAAFISIHNMATWMLTAHANDAVRGEWGASLASGQRLASYCLTEPGAGSDAASLKTRAVRDGDHYVLNGAKAFISGAGSTDVLVVMARTGGEGARGISAFAVAADSAGITYGRKEEKMGWNSQPTRGISFVDVRVPARNLLGREGDGFKIAMKSLDGGRLNIASCSLGAAQGALDAARRYMGERRQFGKKLAEFQALQFKLADMATQLIASRQMVHTAARKVDAGSHDATVWCAMAKRFATDAGFAICNESLQIHGGYGYIREYPIERLLRDCRVHQILEGTNEIMRVIIARHLLNTDEELR encoded by the coding sequence ATGCACTGGCAGGCCACCGCGGCCGCGCCGACCGGACTGAGCGAAGAACAGGCCGCCTATCGCGACGCGGCGCGCGATTTCGCGCTCGCGCAACTGGCGCCGCACGCCGCGCATTGGGATGCGCAGTGCGTGTTCCCGCGCGAAGCGATCGCGCTGGCCGGCGAACTGGGGTTCTGCGGCCTGTACGTGGACGAAGCCGCCGGCGGCTCGGGCCTGACCCGGCTGGACGCGGCGATCGTGTTCGAGGAACTGGCCGCGGTCGATCCGTCGACGGCGGCCTTCATCAGCATCCACAACATGGCGACGTGGATGCTCACCGCGCACGCCAACGACGCGGTGCGCGGCGAATGGGGCGCATCGCTGGCCAGCGGGCAACGGCTGGCGTCGTATTGCCTGACCGAGCCGGGCGCCGGGTCGGACGCGGCATCGCTGAAGACGCGCGCGGTGCGCGATGGCGATCACTACGTGCTCAACGGCGCGAAGGCCTTCATTTCCGGCGCCGGATCGACCGACGTGCTGGTGGTGATGGCGCGCACCGGCGGCGAGGGCGCGCGCGGCATCAGCGCGTTCGCGGTCGCCGCCGACAGCGCCGGCATCACCTACGGGCGCAAGGAAGAGAAGATGGGCTGGAACAGCCAGCCCACCCGCGGCATCAGCTTCGTCGACGTGCGGGTGCCGGCGCGCAATCTGCTCGGCCGCGAAGGCGACGGCTTCAAGATCGCGATGAAGAGCCTGGACGGCGGGCGCTTGAACATCGCCAGTTGTTCGCTCGGCGCGGCCCAGGGCGCGCTCGACGCGGCGCGGCGCTACATGGGCGAGCGTCGCCAGTTCGGCAAGAAACTCGCCGAGTTCCAGGCATTGCAGTTCAAGCTCGCCGACATGGCCACGCAGCTGATCGCCTCGCGCCAGATGGTGCATACCGCCGCGCGCAAGGTCGACGCGGGCAGTCACGACGCGACCGTGTGGTGCGCGATGGCCAAGCGTTTCGCCACCGATGCGGGCTTCGCGATCTGCAACGAATCGCTGCAGATCCACGGCGGTTACGGCTACATCCGCGAATACCCGATCGAACGCCTGCTGCGCGACTGCCGGGTCCACCAGATTTTGGAAGGCACAAACGAAATCATGCGCGTGATCATCGCGCGCCATCTGCTCAACACCGACGAGGAATTGCGATGA
- a CDS encoding enoyl-CoA hydratase has translation MSLAEKSYTGLTLEIDGHTAIVTLSNPPANTWTRDSLAALRDLVRDLDAQRDVYALVITGEGEKFFSAGADLKQFASGDKALARDAARRFGEAFETLSAFRGVSIAAINGYAMGGGLECALACDLRIVEEQAQLALPEATVGLLPCAGGTQNLARLVGEGWAKRMMLLGERVDATTALRIGLVEEVVGKGESKARALAWAKAAEKQSPTSVAACKTLVQATRSQSHATALVSEREAFVDLFDSSDQVEGVAAFLEKRAPQWKNA, from the coding sequence ATGAGTCTTGCCGAGAAGTCCTACACCGGGTTGACGCTGGAGATCGACGGCCACACCGCCATCGTGACCCTGAGCAACCCGCCGGCCAACACCTGGACCCGCGACAGCCTCGCCGCCCTGCGCGACTTGGTCCGCGATCTGGACGCGCAGCGCGACGTATACGCGCTGGTGATCACCGGCGAAGGCGAGAAGTTCTTTTCCGCCGGCGCCGATCTCAAGCAGTTCGCCAGCGGCGACAAGGCCCTGGCGCGCGACGCGGCGCGCCGCTTCGGCGAAGCCTTCGAAACCCTCAGCGCGTTCCGCGGCGTGTCGATCGCCGCGATCAACGGTTACGCGATGGGCGGCGGCCTGGAGTGCGCGCTGGCCTGCGATCTGCGCATCGTCGAGGAACAGGCGCAACTGGCCTTGCCGGAAGCGACCGTCGGCCTGCTGCCGTGCGCGGGAGGCACCCAGAACCTGGCGCGCCTGGTCGGCGAAGGCTGGGCCAAGCGGATGATGCTGCTCGGCGAGCGCGTCGATGCCACGACCGCGCTGCGCATCGGCCTGGTCGAGGAGGTGGTCGGCAAGGGCGAATCGAAAGCGCGCGCGCTGGCCTGGGCCAAGGCCGCCGAGAAGCAGAGCCCGACCAGCGTGGCCGCGTGCAAGACGCTGGTGCAGGCCACGCGTTCGCAATCGCATGCGACCGCGCTGGTCAGCGAGCGCGAGGCGTTCGTCGACTTGTTCGACAGCTCCGACCAGGTCGAAGGCGTGGCCGCGTTCCTGGAAAAGCGCGCGCCGCAATGGAAGAACGCATGA